From Myxococcales bacterium, the proteins below share one genomic window:
- the ade gene encoding adenine deaminase, which produces MPPRRDRILAAQGKIPCDLVLENARWLDVFTGQFREGNVAVLGGVVVGTGPDAALPAKERVDLAGQAVVPGFVDAHVHLESSLMTPENFQACVLPRGTTTAVCDPHELANVLGTRGIRYFLEASETLGLSLKVMLSSCVPATTFETNGGGALGATDLSSLASHPNALGLAEVMNVPGVLLGLPDMMEKLEAFEGRPIDGHCPLLRGQGLSAYAAAGITSCHESSELAEAREKLSKGIAVWIREGSVAKDLDALLPILDMASSTSVGFCTDDRNPLDIAREGHVDHLVRTAIRRGVPPEVVFRAASYGVAMHYGLASHGLHRIGAIAPGYVADLVVLGDVASCAISRVYKAGRPAEEIVASTVAASREATGNTVRCTIPEAIDLEGPSGRVHVIGVREGRILTDRSVESSDALGVARLSVLERHGHGRKPSNGYVRGFGDHFSGAIASSVGHDSHNLVVVGTDTQDMKVALAALAAAGGGFVVVKGGEVRAMLALPEGGLMSTKSPKELEAALVDLHAASRSVGCALPEPFLQLAFLSLPVIPSLKLTDHGLMDVDAFQLIPVRAA; this is translated from the coding sequence ATGCCACCCCGCAGAGATCGCATCCTCGCCGCCCAAGGGAAGATCCCTTGCGACCTCGTCCTCGAGAACGCCCGCTGGCTCGACGTGTTCACGGGCCAATTCCGAGAGGGTAACGTCGCCGTGCTTGGAGGCGTCGTCGTGGGGACGGGGCCCGACGCGGCGCTGCCTGCCAAGGAACGTGTCGACCTCGCGGGCCAGGCCGTGGTGCCCGGGTTCGTGGACGCCCACGTCCACCTCGAGAGCTCGCTCATGACCCCCGAGAACTTCCAGGCGTGTGTGCTCCCACGCGGCACGACCACGGCCGTGTGCGATCCGCACGAGCTCGCCAACGTGCTCGGGACGCGGGGCATCCGCTATTTCCTCGAGGCGAGCGAGACGCTCGGGCTGTCGCTCAAGGTCATGCTGAGCTCGTGCGTGCCCGCGACCACCTTCGAGACGAACGGCGGAGGCGCGCTCGGCGCGACCGATCTGTCGTCCCTCGCCTCGCACCCGAACGCGCTCGGGCTCGCCGAGGTCATGAACGTCCCCGGGGTGCTGCTCGGCCTCCCCGACATGATGGAGAAGCTCGAGGCCTTCGAAGGTCGCCCCATCGACGGGCACTGCCCGCTCCTCCGAGGTCAGGGGCTCTCCGCGTACGCCGCGGCCGGCATCACGAGCTGCCACGAGAGCTCGGAGCTCGCCGAGGCACGCGAGAAGCTCTCGAAGGGCATCGCCGTGTGGATCCGCGAAGGCAGCGTCGCGAAGGACCTCGACGCGCTCTTGCCCATCTTGGACATGGCCTCGTCGACGAGCGTGGGCTTCTGCACCGACGACCGAAACCCCCTCGACATCGCGCGCGAGGGCCACGTCGACCACCTGGTGCGTACGGCGATCCGGCGCGGCGTACCGCCCGAGGTCGTCTTTCGAGCCGCGAGCTACGGGGTGGCGATGCACTACGGGCTCGCGTCGCACGGGCTCCACCGCATCGGCGCCATCGCGCCAGGGTACGTGGCCGACCTCGTCGTCCTCGGCGACGTGGCCTCGTGCGCGATCTCTCGCGTGTACAAGGCTGGCCGGCCGGCGGAGGAGATCGTGGCGAGCACGGTGGCCGCCTCTCGCGAGGCCACCGGCAACACGGTCCGCTGCACGATCCCCGAGGCGATCGACCTCGAAGGTCCCTCGGGCCGTGTCCACGTCATCGGCGTCCGCGAGGGGCGCATTCTCACGGACCGCAGCGTCGAGAGCTCCGACGCCTTGGGCGTGGCCCGGCTCTCCGTGCTCGAACGCCACGGCCACGGCAGGAAGCCTTCCAACGGGTACGTGCGCGGGTTCGGAGACCACTTCTCCGGCGCGATCGCGTCGAGCGTCGGGCACGACAGCCACAACCTCGTCGTGGTCGGGACCGACACCCAGGACATGAAGGTCGCGCTCGCGGCGCTCGCCGCGGCCGGGGGTGGGTTCGTCGTGGTCAAGGGCGGAGAGGTGCGGGCGATGCTCGCGCTCCCGGAGGGTGGGCTCATGTCGACCAAGTCGCCGAAGGAGCTCGAGGCCGCGCTCGTCGACCTCCATGCCGCGAGCCGCTCGGTAGGGTGCGCGCTCCCCGAGCCCTTCCTCCAGCTCGCCTTCTTGAGCCTCCCCGTCATCCCTTCGCTCAAGCTCACCGACCACGGGCTCATGGACGTCGACGCCTTCCAGCTCATCCCCGTCCGCGCGGCGTGA
- a CDS encoding ATP-sensitive inward rectifier potassium channel 10, with product MLTVPWTAFFGLVFVLYVAVNLVFAAAYRVDPQCISGVHDFEAAFYFSVQTMATIGYGTFAPATRYGHVLVTFEAIVGIFATAMVTGLTFAKFARPTAKVIFSEKVVIAQRDGVPHVMFRLANSRHNTVVEAQLRVTLLVNERTAEGEFMRRQIDVPLVRPQTGLFSLSWTAMHRIDEKSPFFGQRALDDLKEREAEILLGMSGLDDTIGQTIHARYRYSIADVVVAKKFADVITTEADGTRVLDYTHFHEVVSAEEPPRDA from the coding sequence GTGCTCACCGTCCCTTGGACGGCGTTCTTCGGGCTCGTGTTCGTGCTCTACGTGGCCGTGAACCTCGTCTTCGCAGCGGCGTATCGCGTCGATCCGCAGTGCATCTCGGGGGTGCACGACTTCGAGGCCGCGTTCTATTTCAGCGTCCAGACGATGGCCACGATCGGCTACGGGACCTTCGCGCCAGCCACGCGCTACGGCCACGTGCTCGTCACGTTCGAGGCCATCGTCGGGATCTTCGCGACCGCCATGGTCACCGGCCTCACGTTCGCCAAGTTCGCGCGGCCGACCGCCAAGGTCATCTTCTCCGAGAAGGTCGTGATCGCCCAGCGGGACGGCGTACCCCACGTCATGTTCCGGCTCGCGAACTCTCGCCACAACACCGTCGTCGAGGCCCAGCTCCGCGTCACGCTGCTCGTGAACGAGCGCACGGCCGAGGGCGAGTTCATGCGGCGCCAGATCGACGTCCCGCTCGTGAGGCCACAGACGGGCCTCTTCTCGCTCTCGTGGACGGCGATGCACCGCATCGACGAGAAGAGCCCCTTCTTCGGCCAACGAGCCCTCGATGACCTCAAGGAGCGCGAGGCCGAGATCCTCCTCGGCATGAGCGGCCTCGACGACACGATCGGCCAGACGATACATGCACGATACAGGTACTCGATCGCCGACGTGGTCGTCGCGAAGAAGTTCGCCGACGTGATCACGACCGAGGCCGACGGCACGCGCGTGCTCGACTACACCCACTTCCACGAGGTCGTGAGCGCGGAGGAACCGCCTCGGGACGCGTGA
- a CDS encoding histidine phosphatase family protein, producing the protein MGTRSVVLVRHGEYRMDDGADPRLTRRGRRQAQLSGAALAHEGFDRVVTSPLVRARETCATMLEGWKREAEVSDLLAEGVPTPVASLGVSGPKAAIDRARFDEAFDVFFGPARGDERDLLVCHGNLIRYLVTRALGVSPRTWTRLNSNHCGITRVLVRDARIRVVSYNETGHLAPDCIT; encoded by the coding sequence ATGGGAACGCGCTCCGTCGTCCTCGTTCGGCACGGCGAGTACCGAATGGACGATGGCGCCGACCCCAGGCTCACGCGCCGCGGGCGCCGGCAAGCCCAACTGTCGGGCGCGGCGCTCGCGCACGAGGGCTTCGACCGCGTAGTCACGAGCCCGCTCGTCCGCGCCCGCGAGACGTGCGCCACCATGCTCGAAGGGTGGAAGCGGGAAGCGGAGGTGTCGGACCTCTTGGCCGAAGGTGTCCCCACGCCCGTCGCCTCGCTCGGCGTATCGGGGCCCAAGGCGGCGATCGATCGCGCTCGCTTCGACGAGGCGTTCGACGTGTTCTTCGGGCCCGCACGAGGCGACGAGCGAGACCTGCTCGTCTGCCACGGCAATCTCATCCGCTACCTCGTGACGCGCGCGCTCGGGGTCTCCCCACGGACGTGGACCCGCCTCAACTCGAACCACTGCGGAATCACGCGAGTTCTCGTCCGTGACGCACGCATTCGTGTCGTCTCGTACAACGAGACGGGCCACCTCGCGCCCGACTGCATCACCTGA
- a CDS encoding DUF3516 domain-containing protein: MTLFDLVPDLAAGKTTDDVLDAFVGYVASTGLTLYPAQEEAILELLSDRHVILATPTGSGKSLVALFAHFLSLARGERSIYTAPIKALANEKFFALSRDFGKDNVGLLTGDATINPDAPILCATAEILASMALREGENADLGHVVMDEFHYYSDKERGVAWQVPLLELRHVRFLLMSATLGDTSFFEKDLEYRTGEKCVTVRSDERPVPLHFEYRDTPLHETLQKLVDADKAPIYLVSFTQRGAAEEAQNLMSVDFCTKEEKKKIAEASLGTRFDSPFGKDVQRFVRHGVGLHHAGLLPKYRLLVEKLAQRGLLKIISGTDTLGVGVNVPIRTVVFTKLCKFDGEKTAILTVRDFKQIAGRAGRRGFDTEGLVVAQAPEHVIENLRMEAKAAGDPKKLRKLVRRKPPEKGFVHWDKNTFERLVAGTPEPLVSRFAVSHGMLLDVLTREGGGCMAMARLVRRSHERLPEKRRIGRHAAALYTSLLDAQVLVREPLPGGGSVPRLAEDLQLDFALNQPLALYLLETLPRLPEDSPTYALDVVTLVESICETPDLIVMRQLDKAKEKKMAEMKMAGVPFEERIEELEKVELEVPLREVSYATFNAFRALHPWVEGLNVKPKSIARDMIEQVLSFNEYVKEYGLERAEGLLLRYLSEVYKTLVQSVPENLKTEAILDAIAYVGGMVRQADSSLIDEWEKMRDPAYFEALARRDENALEAASRAHEGPVDITRDVAGFTALVRNATFAIVRALARYDLATAKDLARNADLDEPTLDRTVAEVRELFGTIREDAEARSPKHLVLHKREDTWDFEQGLVGDEGPTGYVVRGKVDLEGSRAEGHVVLRVDTISSA, encoded by the coding sequence ATGACCCTCTTCGATCTCGTCCCGGACCTCGCGGCCGGAAAGACCACCGACGACGTGCTCGACGCGTTCGTCGGGTACGTCGCGTCGACGGGGCTCACGCTCTATCCGGCCCAAGAAGAGGCCATCTTGGAGCTGCTCTCGGACCGGCACGTGATCCTCGCGACACCGACAGGCTCGGGCAAGAGCCTCGTGGCGCTCTTCGCCCACTTTTTGTCGCTCGCGCGCGGCGAGCGGTCGATCTACACGGCGCCGATCAAGGCCCTCGCGAACGAGAAGTTCTTCGCCCTCTCCCGCGACTTCGGGAAAGACAACGTGGGGCTCCTCACCGGCGACGCGACGATCAACCCGGACGCGCCGATCCTCTGCGCGACCGCCGAGATCCTGGCGAGCATGGCCCTCCGCGAGGGCGAGAACGCCGACCTCGGCCACGTCGTGATGGACGAGTTCCACTACTACTCCGACAAGGAGCGCGGCGTCGCGTGGCAGGTCCCGCTGCTCGAGCTCCGGCACGTGCGGTTTTTGCTCATGTCGGCCACGCTCGGCGACACGAGCTTCTTCGAGAAGGACCTCGAGTACCGCACGGGCGAAAAATGCGTGACCGTGCGCTCCGACGAGCGCCCCGTGCCGCTCCACTTCGAGTACCGCGACACGCCCCTCCACGAGACGCTCCAGAAGCTCGTCGACGCCGACAAAGCGCCCATCTACCTCGTGAGCTTCACGCAGCGAGGCGCGGCGGAAGAGGCGCAGAACCTGATGAGCGTCGATTTCTGCACGAAAGAAGAGAAAAAGAAGATCGCCGAGGCCTCGCTCGGGACGCGCTTCGACAGCCCCTTCGGGAAAGACGTGCAGCGGTTCGTCCGCCACGGCGTGGGCCTCCACCATGCGGGGCTCCTCCCGAAGTACCGCCTGCTCGTCGAGAAGCTCGCCCAGCGCGGCCTGCTCAAGATCATCTCGGGAACGGACACGCTCGGCGTCGGCGTGAACGTGCCCATTCGCACCGTGGTCTTCACGAAGCTCTGCAAGTTCGACGGCGAAAAGACGGCCATTTTGACGGTGCGCGACTTCAAACAAATCGCCGGGCGCGCCGGGCGGCGCGGGTTCGACACCGAGGGGCTCGTCGTGGCGCAGGCGCCCGAGCACGTCATCGAGAACCTTCGCATGGAGGCGAAGGCCGCGGGTGATCCGAAGAAGCTCCGGAAGCTCGTGCGCCGAAAGCCGCCCGAGAAGGGCTTCGTCCACTGGGACAAGAATACGTTCGAGAGGCTCGTCGCTGGCACCCCGGAGCCCCTCGTGTCTCGCTTCGCCGTGAGCCACGGCATGCTCCTCGACGTGCTCACCCGCGAGGGCGGCGGGTGCATGGCCATGGCCCGGCTCGTCCGAAGGTCGCACGAGCGCCTCCCCGAGAAGCGGCGCATCGGCCGCCACGCCGCCGCGCTCTACACGTCGCTGCTCGACGCCCAAGTGCTCGTGCGGGAGCCGCTCCCGGGCGGCGGGAGCGTGCCGAGGCTCGCCGAGGATCTCCAGCTCGACTTCGCCCTGAACCAACCGCTCGCGCTCTACCTCCTCGAGACGCTGCCTCGTCTCCCCGAGGACAGCCCGACGTACGCGCTCGACGTGGTCACGCTCGTCGAGTCCATCTGCGAGACGCCGGACCTCATCGTCATGCGGCAGCTCGACAAGGCCAAAGAGAAGAAGATGGCCGAGATGAAGATGGCGGGCGTCCCGTTCGAGGAGCGCATCGAGGAGCTCGAGAAGGTCGAGCTCGAGGTGCCCCTGCGTGAGGTCTCTTACGCGACCTTCAACGCGTTCCGCGCCCTGCATCCGTGGGTCGAGGGCCTCAACGTGAAGCCCAAATCGATCGCGCGCGACATGATCGAGCAGGTGCTCTCGTTCAACGAGTACGTGAAGGAGTACGGGCTCGAGCGCGCCGAGGGGCTCCTGCTTCGGTACCTCTCCGAGGTGTACAAGACGCTCGTCCAGTCCGTGCCCGAGAACCTGAAGACGGAGGCCATTCTCGACGCCATCGCCTACGTGGGCGGCATGGTGCGCCAGGCCGACTCGAGCCTGATCGACGAGTGGGAAAAGATGCGTGATCCCGCATACTTCGAGGCGCTCGCCCGCCGCGACGAGAACGCCCTCGAGGCCGCCTCACGCGCCCACGAGGGGCCCGTCGACATCACGCGCGACGTCGCGGGGTTCACGGCCCTCGTGCGCAACGCGACGTTCGCGATCGTGCGCGCCCTCGCGAGGTACGACCTCGCGACCGCGAAGGACCTCGCGCGGAACGCCGACCTCGACGAGCCCACGCTCGACCGGACGGTCGCCGAGGTGCGCGAGCTCTTCGGCACCATCCGAGAGGACGCGGAGGCGCGCAGCCCGAAGCACCTCGTCTTGCACAAGCGCGAGGACACCTGGGACTTCGAGCAGGGGCTCGTCGGCGACGAGGGGCCGACCGGGTACGTCGTGCGAGGCAAGGTCGACCTCGAGGGCTCCCGCGCCGAGGGGCACGTGGTGCTACGGGTCGACACGATCTCGTCCGCCTGA
- a CDS encoding 2-hydroxychromene-2-carboxylate isomerase, which yields MTPIEKTRTLPAKSLELFFDYSCPYAYIATHTAKPVAERMGVPLDLRPFLLGGVFQARGVPQNLMGALGPAKAAHNLEDMARWAAHHGLPLTVPAEHPRKTVAALRATLACGTDPKVVAGFFRAYWVENVDPSARDTIARVVREAGHDADAVLARIESQEIKDALRVATDDAVSRGVFGAPTFFVDGTHLYWGQDRLHFVEGVARAERPTTDLGKGRVVEAYWDYSSPFAYLGMAEVERVAARTGATVVSRPMLLGGVFKAVGQANVPLATFSPERQAHTMADLERWAAYLGVPYRFPTRFPMSTVKALRATSLVPEERRRAFREAVFRAYWADDRDISDDAVLADLLGPDSGVLAEVSQPEVKAALVAATEEAVSRGVFGAPTFIVDGELFWGQDRLELVEERLVRAR from the coding sequence ATGACGCCCATCGAGAAAACCCGAACGCTGCCCGCGAAGAGCCTCGAGCTCTTCTTCGACTACTCCTGCCCGTACGCGTACATCGCGACCCACACGGCGAAGCCGGTCGCGGAGCGTATGGGGGTCCCGCTCGATCTCCGCCCCTTCTTGCTCGGTGGGGTGTTCCAGGCGCGCGGGGTCCCGCAGAACCTCATGGGCGCGCTCGGCCCTGCCAAGGCGGCGCACAACCTCGAGGACATGGCCCGTTGGGCCGCCCACCACGGCCTCCCGCTCACCGTGCCGGCCGAGCACCCTCGAAAGACCGTGGCCGCGCTGCGGGCGACGCTCGCTTGCGGCACCGATCCGAAGGTCGTCGCGGGGTTCTTCCGCGCGTACTGGGTCGAGAACGTCGATCCGAGCGCGCGTGACACCATCGCCCGCGTCGTCCGCGAGGCGGGCCACGACGCCGACGCGGTGCTCGCGCGGATCGAGTCCCAAGAGATCAAAGACGCCCTCCGCGTCGCCACCGACGATGCCGTGTCGCGCGGCGTCTTCGGGGCGCCGACGTTCTTCGTCGACGGTACGCACCTCTACTGGGGACAAGATCGCCTGCACTTCGTCGAGGGCGTGGCGCGCGCCGAGCGGCCTACGACCGACCTCGGCAAGGGCCGCGTGGTCGAGGCGTATTGGGACTACTCGTCGCCCTTCGCGTACCTTGGCATGGCCGAGGTCGAGCGTGTCGCCGCGCGCACGGGGGCCACCGTGGTGAGCCGACCGATGCTCCTTGGTGGTGTGTTCAAGGCCGTCGGGCAAGCGAACGTTCCGCTCGCGACGTTCTCCCCCGAGCGGCAGGCGCACACCATGGCCGATCTCGAGCGCTGGGCCGCGTACCTCGGCGTGCCGTACCGCTTCCCGACGCGCTTCCCCATGAGCACGGTCAAGGCCCTCCGCGCCACGTCGCTCGTGCCCGAGGAACGTCGTCGTGCCTTCCGCGAGGCGGTCTTCCGTGCCTACTGGGCCGACGACCGGGACATCTCCGACGACGCGGTGCTCGCCGATCTCCTCGGCCCCGACAGCGGCGTGCTCGCCGAGGTGTCGCAGCCCGAGGTGAAGGCCGCGCTCGTGGCGGCCACGGAAGAGGCCGTCTCTCGGGGCGTCTTCGGGGCGCCCACGTTCATCGTCGACGGCGAGCTCTTCTGGGGCCAAGACAGGCTCGAGCTCGTCGAGGAGCGCCTCGTTCGAGCTCGGTAG
- a CDS encoding S1 family peptidase: protein MALRSLVSASSIVTASLFGLGLASVGCSGSPLDPPVGTAEGAVIGGAADTTHEAVVAIISQRGNEAGACSGTIVKKQGRVAWVLTAAHCVDIPPTIVFMGPNYDSPDAKRFEVLDYTAHPSYNGQTGNPADVAVVRVLGANDRTPVIPITDSPDGLAVGNRLTSVGYGRTTPSGASGGDNTIRKVIQMSVTELSTTHVGYRYTNGNICQGDSGGPALRGTGSAERVVAVHSYVVGDCRFEAYSARLTNASNYQYVQRELAKAVPADTCDICTRAENSGDNTCAAKQSACFADKDCAALAECRNKCGTTACTQACDDKNPRGLSKLNAAIYCSCDESTCGALCTGECRLAPKCGIALGAEACAKCTTGSCCDAVSACAADADCFVCLRAGANADASCATNKLRKAVADCAATKCKAECASDPIGQGGEPAPTPGEPGAPGGASTVTTTTTGCSTSAAPGGGVGGLGLAFGAVAMGLAARRRRRLG, encoded by the coding sequence TTGGCTCTTCGCTCGCTCGTGTCCGCCTCCTCCATCGTGACGGCTTCGCTCTTCGGCCTCGGCCTCGCCTCCGTGGGTTGCTCGGGCTCGCCGCTCGACCCTCCGGTGGGCACCGCGGAGGGCGCGGTGATCGGTGGGGCTGCCGACACGACCCACGAGGCCGTGGTGGCGATCATCTCCCAGCGCGGCAACGAGGCGGGGGCGTGCTCGGGCACGATCGTGAAGAAGCAGGGGAGGGTGGCGTGGGTGCTCACGGCGGCCCACTGCGTCGACATTCCGCCGACCATCGTCTTCATGGGGCCGAACTACGACAGCCCCGACGCGAAGCGCTTCGAGGTCCTCGATTACACGGCGCACCCTAGCTACAACGGCCAAACGGGGAACCCGGCCGACGTGGCCGTCGTGCGTGTCCTCGGGGCGAACGATCGCACCCCCGTCATCCCCATCACGGACAGCCCCGACGGGCTCGCCGTCGGCAACCGCCTCACGAGCGTCGGGTACGGCCGAACGACCCCGTCCGGAGCCTCCGGGGGCGACAACACGATCCGCAAGGTCATCCAGATGTCGGTCACGGAGCTGTCGACCACGCACGTCGGCTACCGGTACACGAACGGGAACATCTGCCAGGGCGACAGCGGCGGACCTGCGCTCCGGGGCACGGGGTCGGCCGAGCGTGTCGTCGCGGTGCACTCCTACGTCGTGGGTGACTGTCGGTTCGAGGCGTACAGCGCGCGCCTCACCAACGCGTCGAACTACCAGTACGTCCAGCGCGAGCTCGCCAAGGCCGTCCCCGCGGACACGTGCGACATCTGCACGCGCGCCGAGAACTCGGGCGACAACACCTGCGCGGCGAAACAGTCGGCGTGCTTCGCCGACAAGGACTGCGCGGCGCTCGCCGAGTGCCGAAACAAGTGCGGCACCACGGCGTGTACACAAGCCTGCGACGACAAGAACCCGCGAGGCCTCTCCAAGCTCAACGCGGCGATTTACTGCTCGTGCGACGAGTCGACCTGTGGCGCGCTCTGCACCGGCGAGTGCCGGCTCGCTCCCAAGTGCGGCATCGCGCTCGGCGCCGAGGCCTGCGCCAAGTGCACGACGGGGAGCTGCTGCGACGCGGTCTCGGCCTGCGCGGCCGACGCCGACTGCTTCGTGTGCCTCCGCGCGGGGGCGAACGCCGACGCGAGCTGCGCGACGAACAAGCTCCGAAAGGCCGTGGCCGACTGCGCCGCGACGAAATGCAAAGCGGAGTGCGCGTCCGACCCGATCGGTCAGGGCGGAGAGCCCGCGCCCACCCCGGGTGAGCCGGGAGCTCCGGGCGGGGCCAGCACCGTGACGACCACCACGACGGGCTGCAGCACCTCGGCCGCGCCGGGCGGTGGGGTCGGCGGGCTCGGCCTCGCGTTCGGCGCCGTCGCCATGGGGCTCGCCGCGCGCCGTCGTCGTCGCCTCGGCTGA
- a CDS encoding PilZ domain-containing protein, translating into MTKIVHPPRRRGYRRRVHIPYGEVVRERDFRVVSSLTLDLSPFGAMVRADRPVLTGEEVILSLRPSNREHWADVLATVTRVVHGRRRADSDGLCLGLSFHDVDPETLRALYVSMASPETRRLPPLRRAG; encoded by the coding sequence ATGACCAAGATCGTGCATCCCCCGCGCCGCCGTGGATACCGCCGCCGCGTCCACATCCCCTACGGCGAGGTGGTCCGCGAGCGCGACTTTCGGGTCGTCTCGTCCCTGACGCTCGACCTCTCGCCGTTCGGCGCCATGGTGCGCGCGGACAGGCCGGTGCTCACGGGCGAAGAGGTGATCTTGTCGCTCCGGCCGTCGAACCGAGAGCACTGGGCCGACGTGCTGGCCACGGTGACCCGCGTCGTGCACGGGCGGAGGCGCGCCGACTCCGACGGGCTCTGCCTCGGGCTCTCGTTCCACGACGTGGATCCCGAGACGCTGCGCGCGCTCTACGTGAGCATGGCGAGCCCGGAGACGCGCCGCTTGCCCCCGCTGCGGCGCGCCGGATAG